GTGACCAAAACTTTAACTTTTCCCCGAGCCTCATCCACATCAGAAACCTTACCCTCATAATCTTTGAAAGGTCCATCCACGATTTTAACTGGGCTACCCTGAGAAATATCCATCTTGAATTTTGGTTCTTCGATACCCAT
This portion of the Candidatus Komeilibacteria bacterium CG_4_10_14_0_2_um_filter_37_10 genome encodes:
- a CDS encoding transcription termination/antitermination protein NusG, coding for MGIEEPKFKMDISQGSPVKIVDGPFKDYEGKVSDVDEARGKVKVLVTMFGRETPVELDFLQVKKI